One stretch of Nocardia fluminea DNA includes these proteins:
- a CDS encoding AMP-binding protein: protein MPSDVVDVSVEFSIPRRALWDVLLEPQSYPRLWAGIGGCDRLIGPDGSTVWEVRIGDRDAGVRRTGLALTIGRWYESFELHNPESGSFAMVRLTGDEQRTRVNVTVFAAPRLHPTLAGVTNSVIIGWVKDGLRRAADVVGGARTSVVANGNRAPIRRKSEIVRWWVHSGQVSPPLTSARQLRSLYRWGFNLAGGYAAGAAHSPDQVALIDDTSTATFAETDKRTTALAGAMYEVGLRAGDAVGLLAGNHCGMVESMVAAGKLGVDVALLNSGLSGRRIEDIVQRHRLSALFVDTDLAHLVQYLHADLPRFFTDDAPADPTRITIDDLIAVRHTKFPVPTVPGRQIVLTSGTSGTPKGARRPHPKGFDTLVALLSLIPIRAGSTMMIPAPLFHTWGLSALQLSTAVRATVVLAQGFDAEECLRRVAEHGVHTLIAVPTMVQRLVDLPEQVRQRYDLSTLRHVISCGAPLAAVTVDRFLDDYGDILYNLYGSTEVSWASVAGPDDLRAAPTTAGRPPLGTKIAILDAGHKAVPIGVVGRIFVGNHMLFDGYVSDSPPEEADGMMDTGDLGYLDAEGRLFVAGRDDEMIISGGENVFPRPVEEALAHLPQVTDVAVVGVPDREFGQRLAAFLVKHEGSGLDPDMVRTYVRNRLSRFSVPRDVTFLSALPRGETGKVLKRLLVDPEGLAG from the coding sequence ATGCCGAGTGATGTCGTCGATGTGTCCGTGGAGTTCTCCATCCCACGCCGGGCCCTGTGGGATGTGTTGCTCGAACCGCAGAGCTATCCGCGGTTGTGGGCCGGGATCGGAGGGTGTGACCGGCTGATCGGCCCGGACGGGAGCACCGTCTGGGAGGTCAGGATCGGCGACCGGGACGCGGGCGTGCGGCGGACGGGGCTGGCCCTGACCATCGGCCGCTGGTACGAGAGTTTCGAACTGCACAATCCCGAATCGGGCAGTTTCGCCATGGTCCGGCTCACCGGCGACGAGCAGCGCACCCGGGTGAACGTGACCGTCTTCGCGGCGCCGCGCCTGCACCCGACCCTGGCGGGGGTGACGAACTCGGTGATCATCGGGTGGGTCAAGGACGGGTTGCGGCGCGCGGCCGACGTCGTGGGCGGCGCGCGCACCTCGGTGGTGGCCAACGGCAATCGGGCACCGATCCGGCGCAAGTCCGAGATCGTGCGCTGGTGGGTGCACTCGGGTCAGGTGTCGCCGCCGCTGACCTCGGCCAGGCAGCTGCGGTCGCTGTACCGGTGGGGCTTCAATCTGGCGGGCGGCTACGCCGCGGGTGCCGCGCACAGTCCGGACCAGGTCGCGCTCATCGACGACACCAGCACCGCCACCTTCGCCGAAACCGACAAGCGGACCACCGCGTTGGCGGGCGCGATGTACGAGGTCGGGCTGCGCGCGGGCGACGCGGTGGGGCTGCTGGCCGGAAATCATTGCGGCATGGTCGAATCCATGGTCGCGGCGGGCAAGCTCGGGGTCGACGTCGCCCTGCTGAACTCGGGACTGTCGGGACGGCGGATCGAGGACATCGTGCAGCGCCACCGGTTGTCGGCGTTGTTCGTCGACACCGATCTGGCCCACCTCGTGCAGTACCTGCACGCCGATCTACCGCGCTTCTTCACCGATGACGCGCCCGCCGACCCGACCCGGATCACGATCGACGACCTCATCGCGGTTCGCCACACGAAGTTCCCCGTCCCGACGGTGCCCGGCCGCCAGATCGTGCTCACCTCGGGCACCAGCGGAACCCCGAAGGGAGCCCGGCGACCACATCCGAAGGGCTTCGACACGTTGGTCGCGCTGCTGTCGCTGATCCCGATCCGTGCGGGCAGCACCATGATGATCCCGGCGCCGCTGTTCCACACCTGGGGGCTCTCGGCACTGCAACTGAGCACCGCGGTGCGGGCCACGGTGGTGCTGGCCCAGGGCTTCGACGCCGAGGAGTGCCTGCGCCGCGTCGCCGAACACGGGGTACACACGCTCATCGCGGTGCCGACGATGGTGCAGCGCCTGGTCGACCTGCCCGAGCAGGTCCGGCAGCGGTACGACCTGAGCACGCTGCGGCATGTGATCAGCTGTGGCGCGCCGCTCGCGGCGGTCACCGTGGACCGGTTCCTCGACGACTACGGCGACATCCTCTACAACCTCTACGGGTCCACGGAGGTCTCCTGGGCCAGTGTGGCCGGGCCCGACGACCTGCGCGCCGCACCCACCACGGCAGGACGCCCGCCGCTGGGCACCAAGATCGCGATCCTCGATGCCGGGCACAAGGCAGTGCCGATCGGGGTGGTGGGGCGGATCTTCGTCGGCAATCACATGCTGTTCGACGGCTACGTCAGCGATTCCCCGCCCGAGGAAGCCGACGGCATGATGGACACCGGCGATCTCGGCTACCTCGATGCCGAGGGCAGGCTGTTCGTGGCGGGCCGCGACGACGAGATGATCATCTCCGGCGGTGAGAACGTCTTCCCGCGCCCGGTGGAGGAGGCGCTGGCGCACCTGCCGCAGGTCACCGATGTCGCGGTGGTCGGCGTGCCCGACCGCGAATTCGGTCAGCGGCTGGCCGCGTTCCTCGTCAAGCACGAGGGCTCCGGGCTCGACCCGGACATGGTGCGGACCTATGTCCGAAACCGGCTCAGCCGCTTCTCGGTTCCGCGCGATGTCACCTTCCTCAGCGCACTGCCGCGCGGTGAGACCGGCAAGGTGCTCAAGCGCTTGCTGGTCGATCCGGAGGGACTGGCCGGCTGA
- a CDS encoding GTP pyrophosphokinase — protein MKQWQRDPSSDDGPLGDGGHVGIDDLRILREQFVDFMLGYKFAIDEVTTKINILREDFNNTHEYNPIEHVGSRLKSPESVLEKVRRKNYAMNLAAIRENVLDIAGVRVVCSFISDIGTIRDMLAGQEDITVLEERDYITHRKPNGYQSMHLIVSIPVFRSDRTERIPVEIQIRTIAMDFWASLEHKIYYKYRGEVPPNLRADLAQAAEVATQLDEKMEALHRQVDRSAPPKTKPATDSLDLSVLYNSLTGGHPVYLRPTDSPT, from the coding sequence ATGAAACAGTGGCAGCGCGACCCCAGCTCCGACGATGGCCCGCTCGGCGACGGCGGCCACGTCGGCATCGATGACCTGCGGATCCTCCGTGAGCAGTTCGTCGATTTCATGCTCGGCTACAAGTTCGCGATCGACGAGGTGACAACCAAGATCAACATCTTGCGCGAGGACTTCAACAACACCCACGAGTACAACCCCATCGAGCATGTGGGCTCGCGACTCAAGTCGCCGGAGAGCGTTCTCGAGAAGGTCCGTCGCAAGAACTACGCGATGAATCTGGCGGCCATCCGCGAGAACGTGCTCGACATCGCCGGGGTCAGGGTGGTGTGCAGCTTCATCTCCGATATCGGCACGATCCGGGACATGCTGGCCGGTCAGGAAGACATCACGGTTCTCGAAGAGCGCGACTACATCACCCACCGCAAGCCGAACGGCTACCAGAGCATGCACCTGATCGTGTCGATCCCGGTGTTCCGGTCCGACCGCACCGAGCGGATTCCGGTCGAGATCCAGATCCGCACGATCGCGATGGACTTCTGGGCCAGCCTCGAACACAAGATCTACTACAAGTACCGCGGCGAGGTTCCGCCGAACTTGCGCGCCGACTTGGCCCAGGCCGCCGAGGTCGCCACCCAGCTCGACGAGAAGATGGAAGCGCTGCACCGCCAGGTCGACCGCAGCGCGCCCCCGAAGACGAAGCCGGCCACGGACTCGCTCGACCTCAGCGTGCTGTACAACAGCCTCACCGGCGGCCACCCCGTCTACCTGCGCCCCACCGATTCGCCGACCTGA
- a CDS encoding FAD-binding oxidoreductase, whose product MALSRRQLIAAAAVGGTAAALGMPVPRAEDRVLGADEFRSLATRGYNRRFVARPAKISVPTSAEEVRRAVAEAVAENSPIAARSGGHCFDDFVDNARTRSIIDLGRMNAVFWDERHRAFSVDAGADIGGVYQALHRWGVTVPGGICLGVGMGGHVCGGGYGPLSRRFGLVADHLAGVEVVTVDAEGAAKVVVATEDGPDRDLWWAHTGGGGGNFGVVTRFLLRSPESDGSDPAHALPKPPRGMLSARLILPVTTEDSFVRLLTNYLGFFEHHSAPGNEFAGLYAPLMIRTTGTGAAEMLILFDAETPHARGRFDEFVATVSDGVFPPPILTPLTELSYADTVNQVYYAKGVNTTRVKVKAAYLRTAYSPDQLRVFYRYITDLRFLGESQLEFLPFGGAINAVAGDATAMPARDSFMKMLIHASWRLPSDDERYVRWAREMYRDVHAETGGVPVPNETYGGSYINYPDPDLADAQWNTSGLPWHAFYYGGNYRRLLRVKADVDPGNVFQHRLSIGRPDW is encoded by the coding sequence GTGGCGCTCTCCCGTCGACAGTTGATCGCCGCGGCCGCGGTCGGTGGCACAGCGGCCGCGCTCGGCATGCCCGTGCCCCGCGCCGAGGACCGGGTGCTCGGCGCGGACGAGTTCCGGTCGCTGGCCACACGCGGCTACAACCGGCGCTTCGTGGCTCGGCCCGCGAAGATCTCCGTGCCGACCAGCGCCGAAGAGGTTCGCCGCGCGGTGGCCGAAGCGGTGGCGGAGAACTCGCCGATCGCGGCGCGCTCGGGCGGGCATTGCTTCGATGACTTCGTCGACAACGCCCGGACCCGTTCGATCATCGACCTCGGCCGGATGAACGCGGTGTTCTGGGACGAGCGGCACCGCGCGTTCTCCGTCGACGCCGGCGCCGACATCGGCGGTGTCTACCAGGCCCTGCACCGCTGGGGCGTCACGGTGCCGGGCGGGATCTGTCTCGGCGTCGGGATGGGCGGGCACGTCTGCGGTGGTGGCTATGGTCCGTTGTCCCGCCGATTCGGGCTCGTCGCCGACCATCTCGCCGGGGTGGAAGTCGTCACCGTCGATGCCGAGGGCGCGGCGAAGGTGGTGGTCGCGACCGAGGACGGTCCCGACCGTGATCTGTGGTGGGCGCACACCGGTGGCGGCGGCGGCAATTTCGGTGTGGTGACCCGGTTTCTGCTGCGCTCGCCCGAATCCGACGGCTCCGACCCCGCACACGCGCTACCGAAACCGCCGCGCGGCATGCTGAGCGCGCGACTGATCCTGCCGGTCACGACCGAGGATTCGTTCGTCCGGTTGCTCACCAACTATCTCGGGTTCTTCGAACACCACAGTGCGCCCGGTAACGAATTCGCCGGTCTCTACGCGCCGCTGATGATCCGGACGACCGGCACCGGCGCGGCCGAGATGCTGATCCTGTTCGATGCCGAAACACCGCACGCGCGAGGCCGTTTCGACGAATTCGTCGCCACGGTGAGCGACGGCGTGTTCCCGCCGCCGATTCTCACCCCGCTCACCGAACTGTCCTACGCCGACACCGTGAACCAGGTGTATTACGCCAAGGGCGTGAACACCACGCGCGTCAAGGTGAAAGCGGCCTATCTGCGCACGGCGTACTCCCCCGATCAGCTGCGCGTCTTCTACCGCTACATCACCGATCTCCGTTTCCTCGGTGAGTCCCAGCTCGAATTCCTGCCGTTCGGCGGTGCGATCAATGCCGTCGCCGGCGACGCGACGGCGATGCCGGCGCGGGATTCGTTCATGAAAATGCTGATTCACGCATCGTGGCGGCTGCCGTCCGACGACGAGCGGTACGTGCGCTGGGCGCGCGAGATGTATCGCGATGTCCATGCCGAAACCGGTGGTGTTCCGGTGCCGAACGAGACCTACGGTGGCAGCTACATCAACTACCCGGACCCGGATCTGGCCGATGCCCAGTGGAACACCTCCGGCCTGCCGTGGCACGCCTTCTACTACGGCGGCAACTATCGGCGGCTGTTGCGGGTCAAGGCCGACGTGGACCCGGGAAATGTTTTCCAGCACCGGCTTTCGATCGGCAGACCGGACTGGTGA
- a CDS encoding cyclase family protein yields the protein MCSPQIVRLAHESAPQPSRRAVLGLAGLTALAVAAPAPAAAAPRSGVVDLTHTLTPQLPVWPGNPPMVMVPVAWHESGGFGQFALGYWEHTGTHLDAPAHRIPGATTTDALAVDDLVAPLVVIDISAEAAADADAVVTVADIDNWRSRHGEIPERAFVAMYSGWEHRLDRPSTFLNLDERGTPHAPGFSAEAARYLVEHCAIVGAGVDTLSLDCGADPEYGAHTALLGAGRYGVEMLANLAAVPAAGATVVIGAPKHAGGTGGPCRVLALT from the coding sequence ATGTGCTCGCCGCAGATCGTTCGTCTCGCCCACGAGAGTGCGCCGCAGCCGAGTCGGCGGGCGGTGCTCGGTCTCGCGGGACTCACCGCGCTGGCCGTGGCGGCTCCCGCCCCCGCTGCCGCCGCGCCGCGATCCGGCGTCGTCGACCTCACCCACACCCTCACCCCGCAACTGCCGGTGTGGCCGGGTAATCCGCCGATGGTCATGGTCCCGGTGGCCTGGCACGAGTCGGGTGGGTTCGGGCAGTTCGCGCTCGGGTACTGGGAACACACCGGAACCCACCTAGACGCGCCCGCCCATCGGATCCCCGGCGCCACCACCACCGACGCCCTCGCCGTCGACGACCTCGTCGCACCACTCGTCGTCATCGATATCAGCGCCGAAGCCGCCGCCGACGCCGACGCGGTGGTGACCGTCGCCGATATCGACAACTGGCGCTCACGGCACGGGGAGATCCCCGAGCGCGCCTTCGTCGCGATGTATTCCGGCTGGGAACATCGCCTCGACCGCCCGTCGACCTTCCTCAATCTCGACGAGCGCGGAACACCGCACGCGCCGGGATTCTCCGCCGAGGCCGCGCGATACCTGGTCGAGCACTGCGCGATAGTCGGCGCCGGAGTCGATACGCTCAGCCTCGATTGCGGCGCCGATCCCGAATACGGCGCCCATACAGCCCTTCTCGGTGCGGGGCGCTACGGGGTGGAGATGCTCGCCAATCTCGCCGCGGTGCCGGCGGCGGGCGCGACGGTCGTCATCGGCGCACCGAAACACGCGGGCGGCACCGGCGGACCGTGCCGGGTGCTCGCCCTCACCTGA